TTGAAAAAACTGCTCTATCTTGCAAGAAGGTATTATCTTTTTGTATAAAAATATTTATATATTCAAACTCTTAATTTGAATGCAAACGAGTATAGACATCTCAAGATTTTTTGAGATAAATGGATATATTTTTAATAAAAATTACAAATCAAGAATTAACTTCAATTTTAATGCAATTAATTTATCTTTAATTTATTAAAAAAAATAATTACTTTTATTTAATTTAAGTTTCGGATTCAAGATATGTTCATCTAGATGCAAAAAATGGGATCATCTTTACTAAAATCTTGAGCTAATCTATTGTTAAGCGCTTAAATTAGCTGGATTCATGTATACATTTTGTAAATCTTTGACACAACCTGGAGAAAAACACGGCGATTTTATCGTTACAAAATATTTAGTTATCGATGAACTACACTGTGTCTTACGAGAACTTACGCACGTGCCTACAGGCGCTATTGTTATGCATATTGAGAACGATGATCCAGAGAATCTATTTTGTCTTTCTTTTAAGACCTTGCCGTATAATTCAAATGGTGTAGCACATATCTTAGAACACACCGTCTTATGCGGCTCTTCGAAATACCCGGTAAAAGATCCTTTTTTTTCTATGCGACGAAGGAGCCTAAACACTTTTATGAATGCTTTAACAGGAGCTGACTTTACCTGTTATCCAGCAGCATCACAAGTGGAAAAAGATTTTTATAACTTATTGGATGTTTATTTGGATGCGGTATTCCATCCAGAATTAAAGCGAATGAGCTTTCTGCAAGAAGGGCATCGTCTAGAGTTTATCAATCTTAAAAAACCAGAAGAAGGGTTGCATATCAAAGGGATTGTATACAACGAGATGAAAGGAAGCCTCTCTTCTGTCGACACGCGTATGTGGCATGCTATGATGGCTCAACTTCTGCCAGATCTTCCTTATGCGTTTAATTCAGGAGGAGATCCAAAAGAGATCCCTAGTTTAACCTATGAGCAGCTTATTGCTTTCCACTCTTTGTATTATCAGCCGGCGCGTTGCTTATTTTTCTTTTATGGTAATCTCCCTTTGCAAAAACACCTGGATTTTATCGCAGAAAAAACGCTAGACCAAGCAAGTAGCTCACCTCCTACAGGCTTAGGTAAACAAAAGCGTTTTGATACACCGAAGTTCTCTACTATGCGCTATCCCATCGAAGCTTCTGAAACTTTTTCTCGTCGAACAGTGATCGCTTTTGGATTTTTAACAGCTCCTATTACAGAACAAGAAGATGTGTTAGCATTAAGCATTTTAGATGTAATCCTAATGGAAACTGATGCTTCTCTTTTAAAAAGAGCTTTGCTTGAATCACAGCTCTGTATTTCCGCAAATGGTTTCATAAGCCTGGAGATGAGCGAAGTACCGTATCTAATTGTCTGCAAAGGTACTGAAGAAAAAGATGCCGATGCACTAGAGCAAGTTTTAGTAAGCAATTTAAAGAAGATCGTTGTAGAAGGCATCCCGAAACATCTCATCGATGCAGCCATTCATCAGTTAGAGCTCTCTCGTTTAGAGATAGGAGGAGATCAATCCCCTTTTGGCCTTTCTTTATTTATGCGCTCTGCTTTAGCTAAACAAAATGGATGTGCTGCTGAATCAGGGCTGATGGTGCACTCTTTATTTGAGGAGCTATTAGAAAAAACAAAACAACCCACTTATTTAACAGGATTAATCGACAAGTATTTTCTAAGCAATCCTCATAGGGTTCGACTGATTATGATAGCAGACCCTCATCTAGCAGAAGAAGAGAGAAATCAAGAGTTAAAACAACTTAAAAAAAATCAGCAAGAGCTATCTAAGGAACAAATTAAAGAGATTCAAAAACAAACAAGAGATCTAGCCCTGTATCAAAAGCAAACAGAAGCTCAAGCTTTAGATTGCTTGCCGAAAATATCTTTAAATGATGTTCCTACTGCTATTCGTGATTTTCCCCTGCAAGTCATTTGCTCAAAAAACTTAACCGTCTATCATCACGATTGCTTTACTAACCATATTTTGTACGTGGATCTACTTTTTGATCTACCTACAATTGAAGAAGAAGATTTGCCCTATGTGCATTTATTAACCTCCATTTTATCTGAATTAGGAAGTGGAAACAGAGATTATAGAGAGAATCTGGAATATATGCAGGCCCATACAGGAGGACTGACCACTTCTTGTTCCTTATATCCTCAAACTTTAGATCCAAAAGCGCTGCGCCCTTCTTTTAATCTACGAGCAAAGTGCTTATATCGCAAAGCAGAGCAACTATTTGCATTGATGCAGGATTTATTGTTATATCCTCGACTTGATGAGATTAAGCGAATTGAAGAGCTCATTTTACAAATTTACACATCCTTGCTTAATCGATTAAATCGACAAGCCATGCGCTATGCTACTCATTTAGCCATTAGTGGTTTTTTAACAGCTACACATATCAGCGAAGCCTGGTATGGGCTGCGTTACTTCAAGACTCTTCAAGCTATTTGTCAAGATCTACCAACCAATCTTCCTAAGGTAATCGACCGCTTAAAAGCTTTAAAAGAAAAAATTTTCACTTTTAATAACCCTCATTTGATATTGAGTTGTTCTTATGAGATGTTAAAAGAATTAGAGAGTAAAAATTATTTTAACCTCAATCAATTACCTACTCTTAAAACAAGCCCTTGGCGGTTTGAAACACCTTTAATTTTACCTTCTTCTCAGATTCGCTTGATCTCTTCGCAGGTTGCATTCAATGTAGAAGCATTTCCTACCATTTCCTACATCCACCCTTATGCAGCTGCTTTGACAATTGCTTCGGTTTTGTTTGAACATAAGACTCTACATCCAAAGATTCGGGAACAGGGTGGAGCATATGGTGCTAGTGCAACATTTAGCGCTAAAATGGGACATTTTTATTTTCTCTCCTATCGAGATCCTCATATCTATGGTACTAGAGGGCATTTCCACGAAGCAGTTGATCAACTCTGCAAGGGAAAAATCTCTGTACAAGAATTAGAAGAGGCAAAGCTTATTATTATCCAAGATTTAGATTCCCCTGTTTCAACAGAAAACAGAGCTCTTATAGCTTATGGATGTCTTCGCAGTCAAAAAACAAAAGAAATGCGCCAAGAATTCCGCAACTCTCTTCTCAATACCACAATCAAAGATGTAAAATACATCGTCGAAAAAGAGTTAAAGCCCAAACTCACCCAAGGAATATTTATTTCCTTTGCCAATCAAGAATTAATCAACAATGAAAATGCTGGTTTGCAAAATCCTCTGTCTATTTTTCCTATTTAAAATATCTCATCTATAAAAAATCAGTTGTAAAATAAAAAACACAACTGATATGTTCAGCTGTTTCTTATCGAGAAAAACAAAAAACACTGATTAAATAAATCAAAAAAGATAAGCAAAACTGTGTTAGTTGATTTTACTATTTAGGCTCTTTATGCAAGCATTTTTTTTCCTTATTTTAAGCATTTTCTGCTTAAATAACTGCTATGCTGCTTATCCTTTTCCTTCTAGATATCCTAAAGTCTCAGATGCCAAAAAAGCAGCCAATTTTTTTACTGAGATTCTAAACGCATCTGTTCCTGCTGTTGTATTCATTCAAGTAAATTGGATTAGTTCTTTGTGGGGAAATAACGAAAAAAGAGCCTGCATCGGTTCAGGATTTTTAATTACAGCAGATGGTTATATTATAACCAATGAGCATGTAATTAAAGATGCAGATGTAATTACTATTACGTTAAGCAACCAATTACAATTCGATGGTATCGTAGTAGGAGCAGACCCTATTTCTGATATTGCCTTAATTAAAATCGAAGCAGAAGGTCTTCCTTTCTTGGCTTTAGCTGATTCTGATTCCATTGAATTAGGAGAATGGGTTATAGCAATTGGTAACCCTTTTGGTCTGCAATCCACCGTAACATTTGGAATTGTAAGCAGATTAAAAAAAGATAAGTTCCAAGAACCAGATACCCTACAAGTCAATCTCGGTCTTAACCCAGGCAATTCCGGAGGGCCTCTTCTCAATTTAGATGGAGAAGTAATCGGAGTGAATAGAAGCACACGGTACTATAAAGAAGGTTTCTATACAGGCTTATCTTTTGCTATTCCAAGTAATGTAGCTAAAGAAGCTATAGAGAAACTAATTGACCAAGAACTACCTTAAAGTTTTTACTTATGTTTACAAAAATTTAGAGAAGTGTATATTTTATATGCTCAATTTGTAGTTTATTTAAAGGGATTATATTATGAAAAAATCATCTATCCAATCTCCTATTTTTCTTGTTTTAAGCATTATTCTTCTTAGTGCAAATTCTATTCATATTCCAGCTCTAAAAGAAACTCAGGTTTTAGATCGGATATCACAAGCATTTACTCTAATCTATGAGAGCGCTAATCCTGCTGTTATCTCTATAAAAGCTCAAAGTAATGTAAATGAAACTTACGGCGCACACAATCCTTTTGAATTTCACAGTGAAATATTTAATCGTTTTTTTGGGCAAATGCCCCAACCATCTCCTCAAAAAAATGCAGGATCTGGCTTTTTTTGTAGTGTTGATGGTCACATTATGACAAATGCGCATGTGGTGAATAATTGTGATAAAATCACGATTGTTCTGCACGATGGACAAGAAGTAGATGCTGTATTAGTGGGATCTGATCCACATACAGACATTGCTCTTCTGAAGATTGAATCAAAAGAAATAGCTGCATTGCCTTATCTGCCCTTAGGAGATTCAGAATCTGTTAAAATAGGAGAGCTAGCTTTTGCAATTGGCAGCCCCCTTCTTCTAAAATCCACCTTTACCCAAGGAATCATTAGTGCCAAAGGAAGACAGAACCTACATATTAATGATCTAGAGGACTTCATTCAAAGCACAGTACAAATTAATCGTGGCAATTCAGGTGGTCCGCTTTTAAACTCAAAAGGGGAAGTGATTGGAATCAATACAGCCATTGCTTCTAATAGCGGCGGCTATATGGGAATTAGTTTTTCTATTCCGATCAATATGGCTAAAAACATTATGAATCAGCTTTTAGAAAAGGGAAGTGTCACACGTGGATTTTTAGGGGTTACTCTACAACCAATGGATGCAGACATCGCTAAAGCCTTTGGTTTATCAAAACCAGAAGGAGCTCTTATTGCTGAAGTTGTTCCTGGGTCTGCTGCTGATAAAGCAGGTCTTAAACAGGGCGATATTATTTTAGAGTATGACAATAAACCTGTTAAGAGCTCTGAAGGATTAAAAACAGAGATTTCTCTAAAATTCCCCGGCTCTACTATTCAGCTAAAAGTAAAACGCAATCAGGAGACCAAAAAAATCTCTGTAAAATTGGGCTCTAATTCCGATAATGTAATGGCTGAAAATGGAATTGTGCAAAAATTGGGACTACAGGTCGAAACGTTAACAGAAGATTACGCTAAGCAGCTTGGTTATAAGCCTACAGAAGAGGGTGTTGTGATTACAAAAGTAAAACCCAATTCCCCAGCAGCGCTTGCAGGTTTGCGTCCAGGATGCTTAATTCAAACGATCAATCATAAAAAAGTGACAAATCTTTTAGAGTTTAATCAAGCAATTAATCAAAATACCACTAAAGCTATTCTGCTTCTAGTTCGTGATCGTAATAGAGGGGCTTATTTCTGTTCTATTCAACTGAAGTAACCTTAAGAACACATACCCGTGCTCTTGCTGCTCTAAAAAAAGTGAGTAAATCATAGACTGTAAATGAGTTTTGAGAAAGTCCTATTTCACAATTAAACTTTTATCAACATCCGTTGGTTTTTGATAAAAGGGACGTTCTTCTTGATTTTCTGTCTTTTTTGCAATCTTTTTTTGTTTGCGTTTTTTTAGAGGGGTTTTACTTAAAAAGTATTTATCGGTAGGAGATTGTTTTTTCTTGGTCATTTGATTCTTAGGCCGACCCACTCCTACAAAATGAGGCTGAGCTTGTCTAGGTCTTGGTTTTTTTTTATCTTCTGCACAAACCGTTAATGAGATGCATAGAAAACAAATAAGCCAAAGCAACATTTAATCCTCCTTTGATAAAACGTCAAGTAATTCTTGAAATAGTGGATCTTGTCGGATCGGATCAAATATAGATTTAGCTAACATAGATTCTACATTAACAACTCCTTCGTCCACTGCGGTTTTTAGCCAGCCAACTGCGGCTGTAGGCTCCTTAAGAGCAGCACTTGCACAAGCATTGCGAATCGCAATATCTGGATGAGGTTTGGATTGAAAGCATTGCGCTCCAATCTGCGTTACTAAAGAAAACTCTTTCTGATCAAAGGCTGCTTTATGTAGAAGGCAAAGAGCTTCAATGTTAATCTCTTTTTGAATAGGTAATAACAAATCGTAGGCTTGTTTATATAAATCTTGCTCAAGACATAAGAAAGCAAGGTACTCCGTTGCTTGATTAAAAATCATTCCCTTTTTGGCTTGAATACGAACTTTTTCACAAAGGTCCATAGCAACTTTTTTATCGGTTGTTGCCTCTATTTTTTCCATGAGCCCGTGTAGCTTTTGATTGCGATCTGAGCTGCTCATTGCTCGTGATTTACGATAGGTATCGTAGCTTTGAAAGGCTAAAAGAAACAGTAAAGATCCAATAAAAAACCCCTGCATTAAAAAAAATAACAAACTGCATACTAGTGCTATCACAATACTTGTAATCAGAGAATACTTAATCCCCTTTACTCCCCAAATAGCTTCTAAAATGATGCGCAAAAGCTGCCCTCCATCTAAGGGGAAAACAGGCAGCAAATTACAAATGGTCCAAAATAGATTTATCCCTTGTAAAAGCCGTAGTATTAATCCTAGATTCCCTTGACCTAAAGCTGGGTATTGCAGAAGAAAAGTAGCTATTCCAAATAAAATAAATCCAAAAAAAGGTCCGTTGAAAACAATCAGAAATTGTTTGCCAAATTTTAATCTCTTCCCTTCATGATAAGTAAGTCCTCCTAAAGCAACTAACTCTATACGAGGCTTTTGTTTGAAACAAAACGCTGTTAATGCATGACCGAATTCATGAAAAAGAACAGAGATAAAAATCACTGCAATCCAAACCAGAGTCCCTAGTAAACTTAAACTATTTACATAACCAATAAGCGCGGAAAATACCCAAAATGCAGGATGAATGATAATGGGAATACGACCTGGAATGTACAACATATTTTAAAACCTATCTAATGCTTCCGCCATAGCTTGTCCCATTTCTGCAGGAGATTTTGCTATAAACGCCCCAGCGTTTTTTAATGCGTTTATCTTATCGCGAGCGCCTCCTTTTCCTCCAGAAATAATCGCACCTGCATGACCCATGCGTTTATCTTTTGGTGCGGTGGTTCCTGCAATGAAAGCTGCTACAGGCTTAGAGCAATGCTCTTTAATCCACTCTGCAGCTTCTTCCTCAGCGGAGCCTCCGATCTCTCCTATTAAAAGAATTCCTTGTGTTTTAGGATCTTCTTGAAAAAGTTTTATCACATCAATAAAGTTTGTTCCATTTAAAGGATCTCCTCCAATTCCCACACAAGTTGTTTGCCCAAGACCTAGCTGAGTGGTTTGCCAAACCGCTTCATAGGTAAGGGTTCCCGATCTAGAAACGATGCCAATTTTTCCTTTTTTATGAATATATCCTGGCATAATCCCAATCTTACACTCCCCTGGTGTAATGATGCCAGGGCAGTTTGGTCCAATGAGACGACTGAATTTACTCAGTTGCATAACTCTGGAAACCTCTAGCATATCTTTGACAGGGATTCCTTCTGTAATACAGACAATCAGTGCAATTCCAGCGTCTTCTGCTTCTAAAATAGCATCTGCTGTATACGGAGCCGGCACAAAAATGACCGTTGCATCACACTCTGTTTTTTTTTTAGCTTCCCTAACAGTGTCAAAGACCGGTAAATCTAAAATGGTCTCTCCTCCTCTACCAGGAGTGACTCCTCCTACAAATCGTGATCCATATAACAGACATTGCTCTGTATGAAAACGCCCAGATCTGCCAGAAATTCCTTGAGTAATTACACGTGTATTTTTATGAATTAAAATAGCCATTTATTCCTTACCTTTGAGCGTTTCAACTACCTTCTTTGCCGCATTAGCCAGACCATCCACTGTAATGATTGCTAAATGAGCATGTTCTAAAAGTCGCCTTCCTTCTTCTACATTAGTTCCTTCCATTCTCACAACTAAAGGAACATGGATCTTTATTTCCTTAACCGCTGCTATAATTCCTTCTGCTAATGTGGCACAATTCATAATCCCACCAAAAATATTTACCAATATAGCTTTTACATTAGGGTCGCTTAAAATGATCTTAAACCCCTCAGCTACTTTTTCTTTAGAAGCGCCTCCTCCTACATCTAAAAAATTAGCAGGTTTGCCCCCATAATATTGAATGATATCCATTGTAGCCATAGCAAGTCCTGCTCCATTGACCATGCAACCAATATTACCTTCTAAAGCAATGTAGGCTAAATCATGTTCTTTGGCCTTCACCTCATTTGGTATTGCTTGTGAAGGATCGTAAAAATCGGCGATCTTCTGCTGTCTAAAAAGCGCATTGTCATCAACTACAAGCTTAGCATCTAAAGCCCAGAGTTGATGATTTTGATCAGCAACCAAAGGGTTAATCTCTAACAAAGATGCATCGGTATCCATGAAAGCTTGTACTAAACTTTGTGCTATTTGAGCACCCTGTTTAGCCATTTCTGCTTTCCACTGCATAAATTTAATCAACTGGATTTTTTGAAAAGGGCGCAAGACACCGCTTAAGCCAATGGGAATCGTTAAAACTTTCTCAGGATTTTTAAGCGCAATCTCTTCAATCTCTACCCCTCCTTCTGCAGAAGCGATTAAAACAACTTGCTTCTTCTCTCGGTCGATAACAACACTTAAGTAATACTCTTTTTTAATCGCAACCACTTCAGAAATTAAAACTTGATGTGCAATCACCCCTTGAGATCCCGTTTGGTTATTGACCATTTTCATCCCTATCAGTTTCCGCGTAGTTTTAAGGATCTCTTGTCGGCCATGTGCAATTTTTACGCCTCCAGCTTTACCTCTTCCTCCGGCATGAACCTGAATTTTTATTACAGCTTCTTCTAGAGAAAGATCTCTTAAGACAGCTTCTACGCCTTCGATAGAACTGGCTATCCCAAATCTCGGGATGGGTATCTTATAGGATATAAGTATCTCTTTGGCTTGATATTCGTGTGTATTCATTTTGTTTCTCTTTGCTTTGCTTGAATCTCTTTATCTGATAGAGTTTTTTTTCAAGCAATTAAAAAAGGGTCCTTATGTTTGGTTTTCTTAAAGAAGGCTTTCAAAAAATTAAGCAGGCTATGTCTAAAACCAGGTCTGCTCTTTCCCATAGAATTCGCTCTTTATTTGGGAAGCCATGGAACGAAGAAACCTTCGAAGCGCTAGAGCAAATTCTCTTTGAAGCAGATCTAGGATCAGAATGTGCTTCTTTGCTCGTTGAAAAAGCACGCAGTACCCTACGCCTACAACCTAAAGCGGAAATCAACGATATTTTAAAGATATTTTATGAATACACGTTATCTATACTTCAAGAACCTCCCCTTGTTTCTCTTAAGCACTCAGAAGAGAAAACACCTCATGTGATTTTGATCGTAGGGGTTAATGGCAGTGGAAAAACCACTTCCCTTGCAAAACTCGCCTATCAATTTAAAAAACAAGATAAAAAAGTATTAATTGGAGCAGCGGATACTTTTCGCGCTGCAGCAGTAGAGCAACTAGAGCTTTGGACTAATCAAATCGGAGTAGATATTGTCAAAGGTAAAACCGGTGCTGACCCTTCAGCTGTCGTCTTTGACACATTAACAGCTGCTAAAGCTCGCAACATAGATATAGTCTTAATCGACACAGCAGGTCGCCTACAAAATAAAA
This is a stretch of genomic DNA from Candidatus Rhabdochlamydia oedothoracis. It encodes these proteins:
- a CDS encoding insulinase family protein — its product is MTQPGEKHGDFIVTKYLVIDELHCVLRELTHVPTGAIVMHIENDDPENLFCLSFKTLPYNSNGVAHILEHTVLCGSSKYPVKDPFFSMRRRSLNTFMNALTGADFTCYPAASQVEKDFYNLLDVYLDAVFHPELKRMSFLQEGHRLEFINLKKPEEGLHIKGIVYNEMKGSLSSVDTRMWHAMMAQLLPDLPYAFNSGGDPKEIPSLTYEQLIAFHSLYYQPARCLFFFYGNLPLQKHLDFIAEKTLDQASSSPPTGLGKQKRFDTPKFSTMRYPIEASETFSRRTVIAFGFLTAPITEQEDVLALSILDVILMETDASLLKRALLESQLCISANGFISLEMSEVPYLIVCKGTEEKDADALEQVLVSNLKKIVVEGIPKHLIDAAIHQLELSRLEIGGDQSPFGLSLFMRSALAKQNGCAAESGLMVHSLFEELLEKTKQPTYLTGLIDKYFLSNPHRVRLIMIADPHLAEEERNQELKQLKKNQQELSKEQIKEIQKQTRDLALYQKQTEAQALDCLPKISLNDVPTAIRDFPLQVICSKNLTVYHHDCFTNHILYVDLLFDLPTIEEEDLPYVHLLTSILSELGSGNRDYRENLEYMQAHTGGLTTSCSLYPQTLDPKALRPSFNLRAKCLYRKAEQLFALMQDLLLYPRLDEIKRIEELILQIYTSLLNRLNRQAMRYATHLAISGFLTATHISEAWYGLRYFKTLQAICQDLPTNLPKVIDRLKALKEKIFTFNNPHLILSCSYEMLKELESKNYFNLNQLPTLKTSPWRFETPLILPSSQIRLISSQVAFNVEAFPTISYIHPYAAALTIASVLFEHKTLHPKIREQGGAYGASATFSAKMGHFYFLSYRDPHIYGTRGHFHEAVDQLCKGKISVQELEEAKLIIIQDLDSPVSTENRALIAYGCLRSQKTKEMRQEFRNSLLNTTIKDVKYIVEKELKPKLTQGIFISFANQELINNENAGLQNPLSIFPI
- a CDS encoding S1C family serine protease codes for the protein MILLFRLFMQAFFFLILSIFCLNNCYAAYPFPSRYPKVSDAKKAANFFTEILNASVPAVVFIQVNWISSLWGNNEKRACIGSGFLITADGYIITNEHVIKDADVITITLSNQLQFDGIVVGADPISDIALIKIEAEGLPFLALADSDSIELGEWVIAIGNPFGLQSTVTFGIVSRLKKDKFQEPDTLQVNLGLNPGNSGGPLLNLDGEVIGVNRSTRYYKEGFYTGLSFAIPSNVAKEAIEKLIDQELP
- a CDS encoding Do family serine endopeptidase, with product MKKSSIQSPIFLVLSIILLSANSIHIPALKETQVLDRISQAFTLIYESANPAVISIKAQSNVNETYGAHNPFEFHSEIFNRFFGQMPQPSPQKNAGSGFFCSVDGHIMTNAHVVNNCDKITIVLHDGQEVDAVLVGSDPHTDIALLKIESKEIAALPYLPLGDSESVKIGELAFAIGSPLLLKSTFTQGIISAKGRQNLHINDLEDFIQSTVQINRGNSGGPLLNSKGEVIGINTAIASNSGGYMGISFSIPINMAKNIMNQLLEKGSVTRGFLGVTLQPMDADIAKAFGLSKPEGALIAEVVPGSAADKAGLKQGDIILEYDNKPVKSSEGLKTEISLKFPGSTIQLKVKRNQETKKISVKLGSNSDNVMAENGIVQKLGLQVETLTEDYAKQLGYKPTEEGVVITKVKPNSPAALAGLRPGCLIQTINHKKVTNLLEFNQAINQNTTKAILLLVRDRNRGAYFCSIQLK
- a CDS encoding site-2 protease family protein, with protein sequence MLYIPGRIPIIIHPAFWVFSALIGYVNSLSLLGTLVWIAVIFISVLFHEFGHALTAFCFKQKPRIELVALGGLTYHEGKRLKFGKQFLIVFNGPFFGFILFGIATFLLQYPALGQGNLGLILRLLQGINLFWTICNLLPVFPLDGGQLLRIILEAIWGVKGIKYSLITSIVIALVCSLLFFLMQGFFIGSLLFLLAFQSYDTYRKSRAMSSSDRNQKLHGLMEKIEATTDKKVAMDLCEKVRIQAKKGMIFNQATEYLAFLCLEQDLYKQAYDLLLPIQKEINIEALCLLHKAAFDQKEFSLVTQIGAQCFQSKPHPDIAIRNACASAALKEPTAAVGWLKTAVDEGVVNVESMLAKSIFDPIRQDPLFQELLDVLSKED
- the sucD gene encoding succinate--CoA ligase subunit alpha, translating into MAILIHKNTRVITQGISGRSGRFHTEQCLLYGSRFVGGVTPGRGGETILDLPVFDTVREAKKKTECDATVIFVPAPYTADAILEAEDAGIALIVCITEGIPVKDMLEVSRVMQLSKFSRLIGPNCPGIITPGECKIGIMPGYIHKKGKIGIVSRSGTLTYEAVWQTTQLGLGQTTCVGIGGDPLNGTNFIDVIKLFQEDPKTQGILLIGEIGGSAEEEAAEWIKEHCSKPVAAFIAGTTAPKDKRMGHAGAIISGGKGGARDKINALKNAGAFIAKSPAEMGQAMAEALDRF
- the sucC gene encoding ADP-forming succinate--CoA ligase subunit beta; the protein is MNTHEYQAKEILISYKIPIPRFGIASSIEGVEAVLRDLSLEEAVIKIQVHAGGRGKAGGVKIAHGRQEILKTTRKLIGMKMVNNQTGSQGVIAHQVLISEVVAIKKEYYLSVVIDREKKQVVLIASAEGGVEIEEIALKNPEKVLTIPIGLSGVLRPFQKIQLIKFMQWKAEMAKQGAQIAQSLVQAFMDTDASLLEINPLVADQNHQLWALDAKLVVDDNALFRQQKIADFYDPSQAIPNEVKAKEHDLAYIALEGNIGCMVNGAGLAMATMDIIQYYGGKPANFLDVGGGASKEKVAEGFKIILSDPNVKAILVNIFGGIMNCATLAEGIIAAVKEIKIHVPLVVRMEGTNVEEGRRLLEHAHLAIITVDGLANAAKKVVETLKGKE
- the ftsY gene encoding signal recognition particle-docking protein FtsY, yielding MSKTRSALSHRIRSLFGKPWNEETFEALEQILFEADLGSECASLLVEKARSTLRLQPKAEINDILKIFYEYTLSILQEPPLVSLKHSEEKTPHVILIVGVNGSGKTTSLAKLAYQFKKQDKKVLIGAADTFRAAAVEQLELWTNQIGVDIVKGKTGADPSAVVFDTLTAAKARNIDIVLIDTAGRLQNKTALMQELEKMKRVMQKPILSAPHETLLVLDATTGQNAIDQAETFHKFTPLTGLIMTKLDGSAKGGIVLSIYKKLHVPIQWIGTGEKMEELERFDPIAYASSLFEMN